The sequence ggcGTAagggagcgttacatgcgtttcttttttgtaagttataggcgttacggagcgttacatgcgttactttttgaatgttaaaggcgttacggagcgttatgaagcgttacttttatgtaagttaaaggcattacaaagcgttactcTTGTAAGTTGTAGGTATTAcggagcgttacttttttgtatgttataggcattacggagcgttatatgcgttacttcttGCAAGTTATAGACAttgcgaagcattacatgcgttacaagtTATAAGTATtttcgttactttttgtaagttatagacgttacgatgcgttacaaaCGGTACTGTTCTGTAGGTTATAAGCATTACGAatggttactttttagtaagttacaggcgttacaaaCGTTACAGTTTTCTGTGAGGAGCTGATGAGTTATCATCAGACAGGCGTCAGCTTGTTGAATGACACTAAGTGCTTCAAGCGTGTTTGTGTCAAAACGTGTAcggttttcactgaaatttttgtttgaaattttcttATATTTTGGATCTATTTGATTTCCGTGCATATTGTAATTATGGTCTGGTTAGTGCCTTCAAATGTTCATTTCGTTCTGAATCTAGTGATTATTGAGTGTTTTCGATTACATGGAAAATAAGATTAGGTGAAGCTTTATAGTCCGGTTTAGCCGCACGGTTCCTAAATATTGGATTTTGAGTTGGTCACTTCATCGTGATTTGGTACAAAAACTAACGAATGTTTTTTATGTAAAGAATTGAGAATGGCAGCTGAAAGTCTAAGCTACACAACGGTATAGATAAATATGGTAAAAACCTAGATCTAAtgagtgttttttttcaatttccaaaaagtgtTCGGTTTCACCCCATCATGTGTTCTGTTTAGCCACGCAGTTTctgaaattttggattttggatcgaTCACTTCATCGCAACTTTTTACTGAAATTTatgcatttttccaaactacaaATTGGGCATTGTAGCTGAATGTTGAAGCTACACATCGGTAGAGATAACTTGGATGAAAACCTAGTAGAATAGGatgctttttttcaatttgttaaaaGTGTCTGACTTAACCCCGGTCTATCCTATGTTTTTTCCTAAACATCTGTGATAAATCGATGACGCGAAACAGGTACGAAATTTGCAAAGCTGCTCTcaaaactaatggcgttttccatTAAAAAACACTGGtttcgtggattgctctggttttgccctTTCGAGTaggaatggcaatgaaacacaatAGGAATATTGCATTTAACTCGAAAAATGGACAAGTACACTTTGATGATCAGCTTCATATTCCTATTCAATATCGGATCCAACAGTATTTGGACTGTCTTCATCTGCTATTCACCATTTCCACAGAACTGAGAAAGACATTCGATCAGcaatgtaaaattttcaaaatagtgCATTGCGGGATGGAAACGTCTATAGCTAAATACTTTATGGTGGTTTTGTGttcttgttttgaagaaagatatTTTGTATCTATGAACAAATTGGCTAGCACATTGATTGAAGATTAAGTCtgatatgaaggttgtacttacCAGAAATAACTAGAACACAGAATAGCGGAAACAGAACAACGTTCACCACAAACATCAGCTTAGACCAACCGTGCATCGGAAGTTCGTAGTTAACTTTTGGAACCAGCAGTGTGATTAGAGTTTGTACAGGGGCCACAAACAGTTTGGCTGATCGCATCCATCCGTTGGACACTTCCAGCTCCTGCCACAGGAAAGGCCTCAATCGATTCACAAACTGCGCTAGTAGTTGTTGGTTTGGATGGGTTCCAACGAATCCTGCGGCCTGTGTTGCTTCTATGTCTACGCTTCGACCATCACGAGTACGTATTTCTAATTCCATACTAAGCATCACTGCTCGCTCCAAACTCTTGCTGGAACTTTGTTCGATTTGTGATCGTACGATTATGGAGGTGAGCATGATTGCAATTAGGTACACAATATAGATCGCTAGCAGAATTAGATTCTGTGCAAAACTGATTTGTTCCTGGTGCATCAGGATCTGTAGTAGAGTGGATGCCCCAATTAGTGTGATGATGCTCGGTAGAAAGAATTCAGGAAAGACGTAGAAACGGCGTCTCAAAACTATAAGTGCTCCAATGAAGGCCATTTCAAACAAAGAAGTTCCCAAGTATTGGTTGTAGATCAGTTCGGTATCAATGCTTCCAGTCTGTCTGAAATTTGCTGCAATTTCGGAAATTCCATTACAAATAGTGAGAATTGTAACTCCAGCGACATATTCGTTGAGATGTAAGGACTTCGATACATATAACATTGCCGGAACGTAACAGTTAAGGACACTGTGTCGAACTATGTAGCACAACATGACAAGGCAAAAGCACTGAAAATAAACACATCATATAAAATAATCAACACTTTCAAAAGCaattttaccaaaaaaaataaCGCCAAACTGAATAAAAACACATTTGAACTGTCAATTTCACAGTACAGCAGATGCGTGTAATATATGTAGTTAACGGTTTCATGGCACTCGGCAGTTTCCGTAACGAAAGCACATCTCTCCTGCGGTTGTACCTGATGGACATAGCCGCAAGGTTGCGTTTTTGtcgaaattagaaaatttttgtgAGCCTCAAAATGGGGCCTGTAAGAAGAGTTTTCGTTTTGCACCATTTTTATGACTGCTGTCAAAATACTGGTAAAACATCAAAGCAGGCTTGGGTGGTAGGAATTAGTTCAGGAACATGTCAACCGTTTTTGCGAACGTTACAAGCACCGAAGTTATCAACCGATTCTTAAGACACACTAGCTACGTTTCCGGAGACGTTCCGGTAATTTTTGAAACTGGTTCTGATGTTGTTGAATTTTTTAGTGATTTTTTTCCTGTAATTTCAGGATGACTGTAATCAAATCCATAATTTAGCACCGGCTGATAAATGTGACTTTGTCAAACGTACCGCATCATGCCGGGAAGATGTCAACTATTTCGACTACACGTACTTCCTGTTCTGCACCATCGGGAGCGAAAATACGGTTCTGTTCACGTTAGGTACTCTTCTACTCGTGGGTGGTTTGCTGATTTGTTTCACTGTGCTCGGAACAACCGCTGATCAGTTGTACGTGAGAAACAAAATTGTAGAAAATTGCTActacaaaaaagtttttttttttctctctataGCTTCTGTCCGGTGCTGGCTGTAATTTCGAAAACTCTCAGAATCAGTGAGAGCGTGGCCGGTGTCACAATTCTGGCTTTTGGCAATGGATCACCGGATCTGTTCACGGCGGTTAGCAACCCGCTCAGTGATACGGAGATGATGTTTGGCGAACTGTTGGGAGCGGCAACGTTTGTGATCGGTGTAGTGGCCGCCACTATCCTACTGATAAGACCGTTTCAGACCGATCCTGCCGGAATCGTGCGGGATGTGTTGTTCTTCCTGTTTGCTGTCGGTTGGATTACGATCTGTGCCTACGATGAGAGATTTTTTCTTGCGGATGCTATCGTTGTCGTTACTGTTTACGGGGCGTACCTGACAGTTGTGCTAGTGGACTTTTTCCTGCGGAAAAGGAAACTACATGCGGTCGAATCAAGGCGTAACTAATCATAGTTAATAGTATGTTAAAATGTAGCaattatgtttatttatttgctCTAGTTTCGTTGAGTGGGCAACTACCGGAAGCCGATTCGTACTACAATCAACTGCGAGGTGAAACGGAAGTCATCATTCGACCACGGAATCCATCGATGGGATCGGAAGTGGACATATCCAGAAACCGAGTGAGCATTTTCATCAGGCAAGCAAGCCCACCGCAAAACTATCATCTGTTTCGAGACTTCTGCGATCATCTGAATCCAATCGAAATGGAAGAGTGGGAAACATCGGGATGGTGTGGAAAAATAAttgccgttctgaaaataccaatACGTTTGCTGCTCACCCTAATTATTCCCATAATGGATTACACCATAGAACGACACGGATGGACAAAACTGTTGAATATGGTCCATTGTTTTACTCTTCCATTGACGTTCCTGGCCATTAGCGGCTGTAAGTAAAGTTTACAATCTTTACTGATTTGATAAAAAACATCCAACACTTTAGGGATTTCTGAGAAAATGCTTCAAGTACCTGCCTGGGCCTGGTTGATCATATTCGCTTCAATTTTGATGATCGCAATATTTTTTACCTCACGAACGGATAGACCTCCGGCATATCATCTCGTATATGCGCTTCTAGCGTTTGCAGGATCGATTATGATAATCTACATCATTGCACAGGAAGTCGTTAGCCTACTCGTCACGATGGGTTTGGTGCTCAACCTGTCCAGATCGATGCTTGGATTGTCGGTTCTAGCATGGGGGAACAGCATTGGCGATATGTTCTCGAATATAACATTGGCAAAACAAGGCTACGGAAAAATGGCATTTGCAGCGTGCCTAGGAGGACCACTGTTTAGTATGATTGACGTCGTCAGGTTGTCAGTGAAAATtgatacatttttgttttgtagatCTTTGTCTCGGCCTTGGAATCTCCATGATTGTGAAGGCCCTCGACAGAGCTGATCACGTGGCTTTCGTAGGTCATTCACAAATGCTCTTATGGTTCCGGTTACTAATGAATTGTTTGTTTTTAGTCTCGAGAAGGTGCCATGGGTCAAAACATCGAAGCGTTTCTGGTTCAATTACTGGGAACAATTCTGCTGGCTCTGCTCTTCACAGACTTCCAAGGTCGTCGCAGCGTGGGATTTATAATGATTTCCATTTATATTGTATTCTTTCTGTTCTGTCTTTTGGGAGAGTTTGAAATCATTCATCCTTACGGTACTGATCACAACGATGAAGGAGAGTTTGAAAATTGATTAGCAGTTTCTGTAAGATTAAGCACCAATGGATATTTGTTTTAGAAATGTAACCATTATTGCGCCTTCAGTTAGTTTATGCGTTTCAAACCTTCgagctttttaaaaataaatagttcGCTCTCTTTCTTTCGTTACCTGAGCGTGTGAGACCGACTGAGGTCATGTTTTGCCAGGCGCAAGTTTAATTCAGTCCACTGCAGTATACGTACGGAGCGTCGTTTTACTTATTCAGTTTTCTAAGGTATGTTTTGATAAGCGTACGTAAAATTGGTCTGTGAAACAAGTTGAGTTAGACAACATTTAACTGGTTTCGTGTACTTCGTGCTAGTAACcgggagtttttttttgcaagacgTCTTTTTTTGAGCAGTCAATACATATAGGAAGTGTTAGAAACCATGCCCTCCGGATCAGTCAACAAAGATCTTCAGCATGAACGCAACAAATGTAGCTTCAACCAGGAAGAGTTCACCCTCTGGTGGGTCGGTGGAAGAGAGCAACTCGACGATAAGCGATCGATAGGTCAGTAAGGTAGTGTAAGAGCCGGTTAACTAATCTCACTGATATAAAATTATGCATATTCATTGTTGGTTTGCGCTTTTACGACTTACGTCTCGTACAATAATAGAATAGAGATAACATTTGGTAGCTTCTTGTCAACTAGTAAATCTGACAAATACACAAACAACTTAAAAAACTTTCTCATCGAAGCAATTCTCATTTACATTGTATTATTatggttatttttttatatggaTTGCAAATGGTCGAACAATTCTTTTGCGGTTTTCCGTTCCAAAgtttgatttttatcatacGACCGGTTAATCTTCCTATATTATCCTATTTCTAAAGTTTGTATCAATCGGGACTGACGGCAAAGGGTTGTGAATTGTTGAGAGGCTAAGATaagcgaaacttgttttcgtttgaCACTTTAGGAAGGAGTTTTGCCCCTTTCACCGGCAAAACATATAAGTGTATTGCAAACagtaataactttacgtctgcttagcggtttatgttgaactatacATTTATGTTGAACTATGCATAATATACGGTGTATGTTGATCTATTCATAAATACATAAATATTGGATTCACCAATGAggaagagaaagacaacagtgTACTTTTTCTTTCGTAATATATAGAAAAccaaaagcggcccttacacgtgacaatattattgtcaatccaaagtattgtcaatatcgtcaatccaattggctgtattatttgagtccgcatttttcgagaaattaagcgtttggagctttaaatattgcaactgaatattggaacattgagagaagagttcatCGCACATATTATACAGTTTcgtctctggagagaaagtattggtGGATGAGCAgtgttgattttttgacaatattttcatcaattcgatgaagtttccactacacgatcaaaagtattgtcaatacttcttgaattgacaataatattgtcacgtggaAGGGCCGCTAATAACTAATACAGACCGAGTCACATGCAATTTATCTTCTAAGTCACAAATTAGtttatttacaataaaaaaacctaccatttttattattaatattaacaattttttaATACTTTCGTATTATTTTTTGCAGCGTAATATTTTTCGTTGCAATTTGACAATTTTTTATTCTAGATTTGTCCACTCTTCACTTTGTTTGTTGATGATGGTTATCGTATTTTACATTTTGTTTTGAAGTTCGTCAACATGCTGAAGAATTTCTTGCAATTTACGTCTGACGTTACGCGGCAgcttcatacaactgaaaaaagACGACGAATATCATCGCGTGAAATCGCTAATAAAACGTAAACTTACCTGAATTCGAATGGCATTCAACTTTTtttaaagcggcccttacacgtgacaatattattgtcaatccaaagtattgtcaataccgtcaatccaattgacttggt comes from Malaya genurostris strain Urasoe2022 chromosome 3, Malgen_1.1, whole genome shotgun sequence and encodes:
- the LOC131436308 gene encoding putative sodium/calcium exchanger 7, whose amino-acid sequence is MSTVFANVTSTEVINRFLRHTSYVSGDVPDDCNQIHNLAPADKCDFVKRTASCREDVNYFDYTYFLFCTIGSENTVLFTLGTLLLVGGLLICFTVLGTTADQFFCPVLAVISKTLRISESVAGVTILAFGNGSPDLFTAVSNPLSDTEMMFGELLGAATFVIGVVAATILLIRPFQTDPAGIVRDVLFFLFAVGWITICAYDERFFLADAIVVVTVYGAYLTVVLVDFFLRKRKLHAVESRLSLSGQLPEADSYYNQLRGETEVIIRPRNPSMGSEVDISRNRVSIFIRQASPPQNYHLFRDFCDHLNPIEMEEWETSGWCGKIIAVLKIPIRLLLTLIIPIMDYTIERHGWTKLLNMVHCFTLPLTFLAISGWISEKMLQVPAWAWLIIFASILMIAIFFTSRTDRPPAYHLVYALLAFAGSIMIIYIIAQEVVSLLVTMGLVLNLSRSMLGLSVLAWGNSIGDMFSNITLAKQGYGKMAFAACLGGPLFNLCLGLGISMIVKALDRADHVAFSREGAMGQNIEAFLVQLLGTILLALLFTDFQGRRSVGFIMISIYIVFFLFCLLGEFEIIHPYGTDHNDEGEFEN
- the LOC131439475 gene encoding mitochondrial sodium/calcium exchanger protein-like, producing MLYVSKSLHLNEYVAGVTILTICNGISEIAANFRQTGSIDTELIYNQYLGTSLFEMAFIGALIVLRRRFYVFPEFFLPSIITLIGASTLLQILMHQEQISFAQNLILLAIYIVYLIAIMLTSIIVRSQIEQSSSKSLERAVMLSMELEIRTRDGRSVDIEATQAAGFVGTHPNQQLLAQFVNRLRPFLWQELEVSNGWMRSAKLFVAPVQTLITLLVPKVNYELPMHGWSKLMFVVNVVLFPLFCVLVISGTDYSYHKMELVFATSVMTAVLVFLVTRTDRKPPGYIGIALFALFGTVFVSLLIVFEIGAMLGTLAVVMNISKTSLGITLLPWANCWIDVNTSLELTRRGVSKIGFAACLAGPLFNILIALFIVFSTRMIQFESLTIEVREGASGPTCSAYLVITSVLILLTLVFSKFQARACLGFMLFFTYGMFLLNTVLSELEIIHAYGTDHNADDND